The proteins below are encoded in one region of Mesoplasma melaleucae:
- a CDS encoding PTS fructose transporter subunit IIABC yields MELKDLFQSKVSVFQADLKTKEEVINFLVDKLSVEKMITNKKTFKDAILKRESEASTGMGDQIGIPHAINNVVKEPCIAFVSLKSPIDWQSLDNKPVDLIFMIATNDEKGEAHLAALADLSKYLMKPEIQTALRKAKSFKALQSAFENKVEIKKIEVKQGKYDVVGITACPTGIAHTYLAEEKLIEYSTELGLSVKIETQGRRGTENRLTQEEVDSAKVVILAHDKNIQGMSRFGGKQIIDTTTKDAIFNGKKLIEEFGKTDKTIIAKAYKSNDDEGSDDFSLKKFAQVKGNLLAGVSRMLPFVVAGGIILGIGFLIDFAAGNGNAGGDFGTISPVAGWFSAIGKTGIMLMVPILAGYIAYTIVGPQGLMPGFIAGVYADGLGGFAYSSKPGGWSGMWSILFPLNDKGETIIPMQSGFIGAMVGAYAAALIVFGLTLAFRRFKKSFHGIRDIVLIPVLSLLGISLTMFVLNIPLGYAMYGIQQFLKLLAEHNLLILLGAILGLMMCADMGGPINKIAYVTGTLSVSGGLGDNPLITVTMAAAMAAGMVPPIGIALCTLLFRNAWTTKEKDSAKANWLMGAFFISEGAIPFMVTDPKRIATSAMVGGTITGLMVGGFKITLGAPHGGIAVFPLLKSGLVDLTSGAAIGLGVGLYILSIIVGVTTMVLILGFWKTHDIKKGKFVIAN; encoded by the coding sequence ATGGAATTAAAAGATTTATTTCAATCTAAAGTTTCAGTCTTTCAAGCAGATTTAAAAACAAAAGAAGAAGTAATTAATTTTTTAGTTGATAAATTATCAGTTGAAAAAATGATTACTAACAAAAAAACTTTTAAAGATGCGATTTTAAAAAGAGAAAGTGAAGCATCAACAGGGATGGGTGATCAAATTGGGATTCCACACGCAATTAACAATGTAGTTAAAGAACCATGTATCGCTTTTGTAAGTTTAAAATCACCAATAGACTGACAAAGTTTAGACAATAAACCAGTAGACTTAATCTTTATGATAGCTACAAATGATGAAAAAGGTGAAGCTCACTTAGCAGCATTAGCTGATTTGTCAAAATACTTGATGAAACCTGAAATTCAAACAGCATTAAGAAAAGCAAAATCATTTAAAGCTTTACAAAGTGCTTTTGAAAATAAAGTTGAAATTAAAAAAATTGAAGTAAAACAAGGCAAATACGACGTTGTTGGTATTACAGCTTGTCCAACAGGAATTGCTCATACTTATTTAGCAGAAGAAAAATTAATTGAGTACTCTACAGAATTAGGATTAAGTGTAAAAATTGAAACTCAAGGACGTAGAGGAACAGAAAACAGATTAACCCAAGAGGAAGTTGATAGTGCTAAAGTAGTTATTTTAGCACATGACAAAAACATACAAGGTATGAGTAGATTTGGTGGAAAACAAATTATTGATACTACAACAAAAGATGCAATCTTTAATGGTAAAAAATTAATTGAAGAATTTGGTAAAACAGATAAAACTATTATAGCTAAAGCATATAAATCAAATGACGATGAAGGATCAGATGATTTCTCATTGAAAAAATTTGCTCAAGTTAAAGGAAACTTACTTGCCGGTGTTTCAAGAATGTTACCATTCGTTGTTGCAGGGGGGATTATTTTAGGAATTGGATTCTTAATTGACTTTGCAGCTGGTAATGGTAATGCCGGAGGAGATTTTGGAACTATTTCACCAGTTGCTGGTTGATTCTCAGCAATTGGTAAAACAGGAATAATGTTAATGGTTCCTATTCTTGCTGGATATATTGCTTATACAATTGTTGGTCCTCAAGGACTTATGCCAGGATTTATTGCTGGGGTATACGCTGATGGTCTAGGTGGATTCGCTTACTCAAGCAAACCTGGAGGTTGATCAGGAATGTGATCAATACTTTTCCCTTTAAATGACAAAGGTGAAACTATTATACCAATGCAATCAGGATTTATTGGTGCTATGGTTGGAGCTTATGCTGCTGCGTTAATCGTTTTTGGATTAACATTAGCATTTAGAAGATTCAAAAAATCATTCCACGGAATTAGAGATATCGTTTTAATTCCAGTATTATCATTATTAGGAATTTCATTAACAATGTTCGTATTAAATATCCCATTAGGATATGCAATGTACGGTATTCAACAATTCTTAAAATTATTAGCAGAACATAACTTATTAATATTATTAGGAGCAATTCTAGGACTAATGATGTGTGCTGATATGGGTGGACCAATTAACAAAATTGCATACGTAACAGGTACACTTTCAGTATCTGGAGGATTAGGAGATAATCCATTAATTACAGTTACAATGGCAGCAGCAATGGCAGCAGGAATGGTGCCACCAATTGGAATTGCGCTATGTACATTATTATTTAGAAATGCATGAACAACAAAAGAAAAAGATTCAGCAAAAGCTAACTGATTAATGGGTGCATTCTTCATTTCAGAAGGAGCTATTCCATTCATGGTTACTGATCCAAAAAGAATTGCAACATCAGCAATGGTTGGTGGAACAATAACTGGTTTAATGGTTGGTGGATTTAAAATCACATTAGGAGCTCCTCATGGAGGAATTGCAGTATTCCCATTACTTAAATCAGGATTAGTTGATTTAACTTCTGGAGCAGCAATTGGTTTAGGAGTAGGACTATACATCTTATCAATTATTGTTGGTGTTACTACTATGGTATTAATCTTAGGATTCTGAAAAACACATGACATTAAAAAAGGAAAATTTGTAATTGCTAATTAA
- the pfkB gene encoding 1-phosphofructokinase, whose product MIYTVTLNPALDHIIETDGFNIGETNYYKNEYVVIGGKGINVSIVLNNLEAEVLSTGILGSNNKDSFLEKFDENNLKNKFFINKGATRTNLKIKNLAKLEETELNGLGSAVSLEIINELKNFLKENLQSGDILVAAGSIPAGVENNIYEEIGNIANEKNVIFILDTSKVSMLKGLKSKPYLIKPNVQEICEILNLPFKKYSFNEICEMVKQLKALGAQNILLSSGSKGSYFFAENGSIYEAGIAKGKLVNSVGSGDSMIAGFTYGLYKNLAVEECLQYGAAAGGATAFTEWLGLKNDILNLKNQISVKKINRRQIWN is encoded by the coding sequence ATGATATATACAGTGACATTAAATCCTGCACTTGATCATATTATTGAAACTGATGGATTTAACATTGGAGAAACTAATTACTATAAGAATGAATATGTTGTAATTGGTGGAAAAGGTATCAATGTTTCTATTGTTTTAAATAATTTAGAGGCAGAAGTGTTATCTACTGGTATCTTAGGCTCAAACAATAAAGATTCATTTTTAGAAAAATTTGACGAAAATAATTTAAAAAATAAATTCTTTATTAATAAAGGTGCCACGAGAACAAATTTGAAAATTAAAAACTTAGCTAAACTAGAAGAAACTGAATTAAATGGTTTAGGTTCTGCTGTTAGTTTAGAAATAATAAATGAATTAAAAAACTTTTTAAAAGAAAATTTACAAAGCGGTGACATTTTAGTTGCTGCAGGAAGTATTCCCGCAGGTGTTGAAAACAACATCTATGAAGAAATTGGTAATATTGCAAATGAAAAAAATGTAATCTTTATTTTAGATACTTCAAAAGTAAGTATGTTAAAAGGATTAAAATCAAAACCTTATTTAATAAAACCAAATGTTCAAGAAATATGTGAAATATTAAACTTACCATTTAAAAAATATTCATTTAATGAAATATGTGAAATGGTAAAACAATTAAAAGCATTAGGAGCACAAAACATTTTATTAAGTAGCGGAAGCAAAGGAAGTTATTTCTTTGCTGAAAATGGCTCAATATATGAAGCCGGAATAGCTAAAGGTAAATTAGTTAATTCAGTTGGATCTGGTGATAGTATGATTGCAGGATTCACTTATGGATTATATAAAAATTTAGCTGTTGAAGAATGTTTACAATATGGTGCAGCAGCAGGTGGAGCGACTGCATTTACAGAATGACTAGGATTAAAAAATGATATTTTAAATTTAAAAAATCAAATATCAGTAAAAAAAATAAATAGGAGACAAATATGGAATTAA
- a CDS encoding sugar phosphate isomerase family, producing MLLTQIVTNSIYNVIELVKQGHEDVYLLGGKFTNVTGAILGFEAIEALKKYNFEKAFLGINAVDHDGNM from the coding sequence TTGTTACTAACTCAAATTGTTACTAACTCAATTTATAATGTTATAGAACTTGTAAAACAAGGTCATGAAGATGTTTATTTACTAGGTGGTAAATTTACAAACGTAACAGGAGCTATTTTAGGATTTGAGGCTATTGAAGCTTTAAAAAAATATAACTTTGAAAAAGCATTTCTAGGTATTAATGCTGTTGATCATGATGGAAATATGTAA
- a CDS encoding DeoR family transcriptional regulator produces MIKKERQTIILNFLKSKKIVAIDTLSSVLNIPFTTLRRDLTELEELNKIIKLHGGVEYKEPAFIYEDFFEKKIQDNVKEKEANC; encoded by the coding sequence ATGATTAAAAAAGAAAGACAAACAATAATTCTAAATTTTTTAAAGAGCAAAAAAATTGTTGCAATAGATACCCTTTCAAGTGTATTAAATATTCCCTTTACAACATTGCGAAGAGATTTAACAGAACTTGAAGAATTAAATAAAATTATCAAATTGCATGGTGGAGTTGAATATAAAGAACCGGCATTTATCTATGAAGATTTTTTTGAAAAGAAAATTCAAGATAATGTTAAGGAAAAAGAAGCAAATTGCTAA
- the trxA gene encoding thioredoxin, with the protein MAEMIKVSTKAEFDKLISEGKTFVDFNATWCGPCKMQMPLVHMLSQKTEGVKFIDLDVDLVPEVAQQYQIMSIPTLMLFEEGKELKKNVGFMDPTKLDNFIK; encoded by the coding sequence ATGGCAGAAATGATTAAAGTTTCAACAAAAGCAGAATTTGATAAATTAATAAGCGAAGGAAAAACATTTGTAGATTTTAACGCTACATGATGTGGACCTTGTAAAATGCAAATGCCTTTAGTGCATATGCTATCTCAAAAAACAGAAGGAGTTAAATTTATTGACTTAGATGTAGATTTAGTTCCAGAAGTTGCACAACAATACCAAATTATGTCAATCCCAACTTTAATGTTATTTGAAGAAGGAAAAGAATTAAAGAAAAATGTTGGATTTATGGATCCAACTAAGTTAGATAATTTCATTAAATAA
- the thrS gene encoding threonine--tRNA ligase — protein sequence MKIKLLDGSVKEFDQAMNIRSIAEAIAISLKKATVAAKVNGRYVSVDHVVEKDSTLELITNKHSDFYKVLNYTAAFVTGAAISELYKDVKLAKVLYKEDELEYGITFEVEPRIGLEEIQNIQNKVNQIIKNDAVISRTIDLKEAEELFKNNEYQKHLAKEMFETYGEVTIYTLNNTTIILKHAIALNLKLIKVIEVQQLTGEYWLNDSDNIMLQKVHGMAAESIETLDAKKAILEDRRSRDHRIINKTLKIFGFDHLVGPGLPLWMPNGTIVKEEIKKYLKEKEWEYDFINVTTSVIGTVDLYKKSGHWDHYGEDMFQPFNGGSGSDEQFILRPMNCPHHLAVYKQEQRSYRDLPLRIAEHALQHRYESSGSLTGLERVRAMELTDSHIFVRPDQVEEEFKSIYKMINEVLQTFNIKIDYLSLSLRNPEDKVKYYQDDKMWDEAEAALEKVLQDLNIDYKKCIGEAAFYGPKLDIQIKTAQNHEITVSTIQLDFLLPKKFDVTYIDQNQEFKAPIMIHRGLIGTYERFIATLLEQTKGVLPLWLAPNQIQIIPVGSEENIEYAQTIRNYLKKDFIRVHVDLRDERLSYKIRDAQTSKIPYQLVIGDQERKENTVTYRQYGSEEQVTVKLEEFKNMIVNLVFNKK from the coding sequence ATGAAAATTAAATTATTAGACGGTTCAGTTAAAGAATTTGACCAAGCAATGAATATTAGATCAATTGCAGAAGCAATAGCAATAAGTTTAAAGAAAGCTACAGTAGCAGCTAAAGTTAACGGAAGATATGTGTCTGTTGATCATGTTGTTGAAAAAGATTCTACTTTAGAATTAATTACAAACAAACATTCTGATTTTTACAAAGTATTAAATTATACTGCTGCCTTTGTAACAGGAGCTGCTATTTCAGAATTATATAAAGATGTTAAATTAGCAAAAGTTTTATATAAAGAAGATGAATTAGAATATGGAATAACATTTGAAGTAGAACCAAGAATTGGATTAGAAGAAATACAAAACATTCAAAATAAAGTAAATCAAATTATTAAGAATGATGCTGTAATTTCAAGAACAATTGATTTAAAAGAAGCTGAAGAATTATTTAAAAATAATGAATATCAAAAACACTTAGCAAAAGAAATGTTTGAAACATATGGAGAAGTTACAATTTACACATTAAATAACACAACAATTATTTTAAAACATGCAATAGCTTTAAATTTAAAACTAATTAAGGTAATTGAAGTTCAACAATTAACTGGTGAATACTGATTAAATGATTCAGACAATATTATGTTACAAAAAGTACATGGTATGGCAGCTGAAAGTATTGAAACTTTAGATGCTAAAAAAGCAATTCTTGAAGATAGAAGAAGCAGAGATCACAGAATCATTAATAAAACTTTAAAAATCTTTGGATTTGATCATTTAGTTGGTCCTGGTTTACCACTATGAATGCCAAATGGAACAATAGTTAAAGAAGAAATTAAAAAGTATCTTAAAGAAAAAGAATGAGAATACGATTTTATTAATGTAACAACTTCAGTTATTGGAACAGTTGATTTATATAAAAAATCAGGGCACTGAGATCACTATGGAGAAGATATGTTTCAACCATTTAATGGTGGAAGTGGTAGTGATGAACAATTTATCTTAAGACCAATGAACTGTCCTCACCACTTGGCTGTTTATAAACAAGAACAAAGAAGCTATCGTGATTTACCATTAAGAATCGCAGAACATGCTTTACAACATCGATATGAATCAAGCGGTAGTTTAACTGGTTTAGAACGTGTTAGAGCGATGGAATTAACAGATAGTCACATTTTTGTTAGACCAGACCAAGTTGAAGAGGAATTTAAATCAATTTATAAAATGATTAATGAAGTTTTACAAACATTTAATATTAAAATTGATTACTTAAGTTTAAGTTTAAGAAATCCTGAAGATAAAGTTAAATATTATCAAGATGACAAAATGTGAGATGAAGCAGAAGCAGCATTAGAAAAAGTGTTACAAGATTTAAATATTGATTACAAAAAATGTATTGGTGAAGCAGCTTTCTATGGACCTAAATTAGATATTCAAATTAAAACTGCACAAAACCACGAAATTACAGTTTCAACAATTCAATTAGACTTCTTATTACCTAAGAAATTTGATGTAACATACATTGATCAAAATCAAGAATTTAAAGCACCAATTATGATTCATAGAGGATTAATTGGAACATATGAAAGATTCATTGCAACTTTATTAGAACAAACAAAAGGTGTACTTCCATTATGACTAGCACCAAACCAAATTCAAATTATTCCAGTTGGTAGTGAAGAAAATATTGAATATGCACAAACAATCAGAAACTACTTGAAAAAAGATTTCATTAGAGTGCATGTTGATTTAAGAGATGAAAGATTAAGTTATAAGATCCGTGATGCTCAAACAAGCAAAATACCATACCAATTAGTTATTGGTGATCAAGAAAGAAAAGAAAATACAGTAACTTATCGTCAATATGGTAGTGAAGAACAAGTTACAGTTAAATTAGAAGAATTTAAAAATATGATAGTTAATTTAGTTTTTAACAAAAAATAG